The Prionailurus viverrinus isolate Anna unplaced genomic scaffold, UM_Priviv_1.0 scaffold_35, whole genome shotgun sequence genome window below encodes:
- the LASP1 gene encoding LIM and SH3 domain protein 1, whose amino-acid sequence MNPNCARCGKIVYPTEKVNCLDKFWHKACFHCETCKMTLNMKNYKGYEKTPYCNAHYPKQSFTMVADTPENLRLKQQSELQSQVRYKEEFEKNKGKGFSVVADTPELQRIKKTQDQISNIKYHEEFEKSRMGPSGGEGLEPERRDSQDSSYRRPQEQQQPPHHIPTSAPVYQQPQQQQVGQSYGGYKEPAAPVSVPRCAPGGGGKRYRAVYDYSAADEDEVSFQDGDTIINVQQIDDGWMYGTVERTGDTGMLPANYVEAI is encoded by the exons TTCTGGCATAAAGCATGCTTCCACTGTGAGACCTGCAAGATGACACTCAACATGAAGAACTACAAGGGCTACGAGAAGACGCCCTACTGCAACGC ACACTACCCCAAGCAGTCCTTCACCATGGTGGCTGACACCCCGGAAAACCTCCGCCTCAAGCAACAGAGCGAGCTCCAGAGTCAg GTGCGCTACAAGGAGGAGTTTGAGAAGAACAAGGGCAAAGGCTTCAGTGTGGTGGCAGATACACCGGAACTCCAGAGAATCAAGAAGACCCAGGACCAGATCAGTAAC ATAAAATACCACGAGGAGTTTGAGAAGAGCCGCATGGGCCCCAGCGGGGGCGAGGGCCTGGAGCCTGAGCGCCGAGATTCCCAGGACAGCAGCTACCGGCGGccccaggagcagcagcagccaccCCACCACATCCCCACCAGCGCCCCGG TTTaccagcagccccagcagcagcaggtgGGACAGTCTTATGGTGGCTACAAGGAGCCTGCAGCCCCGGTGTCCGTACCGCGCTGTGCCCCAGGCGGGGGCGGG AAGCGGTACCGCGCTGTGTATGACTACAGCGCCGCCGACGAGGACGAAGTCTCCTTCCAGGACGGGGACACCATCATCAACGTGCAGCAGATCGACGATGGCTGGATGTATGGGACCGTGGAGCGCACCGGCGACACGGGGATGCTGCCGGCCAACTACGTGGAGGCCATCTGA